The following proteins are co-located in the Leptodactylus fuscus isolate aLepFus1 chromosome 8, aLepFus1.hap2, whole genome shotgun sequence genome:
- the B3GALT1 gene encoding beta-1,3-galactosyltransferase 1 encodes MASKVSCLYILTVVCWASALWYLSVTRPTSNYTGYRLNKIVISQKNISFGNIRTRPINPHSFEFVINEPEKCENNGSPFLVILISTTHKEFDARQAIRETWGNESNFKGIKIVTLFLLGKNADPVLNQMVEQESQIFHDIVVEDFIDSYHNLTLKTLMGMRWVATFCSKAKYVMKTDSDIFVNMDNLIYKLLKPTTKPRRRYFTGYVINGGPIRDVRSKWYMPRDLYPESNYPPFCSGTGYIFSADVAELIYKTSLHTRLLHLEDVYVGLCLRKLGIHPFQNSGFNHWKMAYSLCRYRRVITVHQIGPEEMHRIWNDMSSKKHLRC; translated from the coding sequence ATGGCCTCCAAGGTGTCATGTTTATACATTCTGACAGTTGTGTGTTGGGCCAGCGCCCTTTGGTACCTGAGCGTCACCCGTCCGACATCCAACTACACAGGTTATAGGCTGAACAAAATTGTCATATCTCAAAAAAACATCTCCTTTGGTAATATTAGAACTCGACCCATAAACCCTCATTCCTTTGAGTTTGTTATTAATGAACCTGAGAAATGTGAAAACAACGGGAGTCCATTTCTGGTCATCCTGATAAGCACAACCCATAAGGAGTTCGATGCCAGGCAAGCAATTCGAGAGACCTGGGGCAATGAAAGCAACTTTAAGGGGATTAAAATTGTCACACTTTTCCTTCTTGGCAAAAACGCCGACCCTGTTCTGAATCAGATGGTGGAGCAAGAGAGCCAGATATTTCACGATATCGTTGTAGAAGACTTCATCGATTCTTACCATAACTTGACTCTCAAAACCTTGATGGGGATGAGATGGGTGGCCACATTCTGCTCAAAGGCCAAATACGTCATGAAAACAGATAGTGATATTTTTGTAAATATGGACAACCTGATATACAAACTACTGAAACCAACCACCAAGCCTAGAAGACGGTACTTCACTGGTTACGTCATCAACGGAGGACCTATAAGGGATGTCCGCAGCAAATGGTACATGCCGAGAGACTTGTACCCAGAGAGCAACTACCCACCTTTTTGTTCGGGAACTGGATATATATTCTCTGCCGATGTGGCAGAGCTCATTTATAAAACGTCCCTCCATACAAGACTTTTACATCTGGAGGACGTCTATGTTGGCTTATGCTTACGCAAACTGGGAATACACCCCTTTCAAAACAGTGGCTTCAATCACTGGAAAATGGCCTACAGCTTGTGTCGCTACCGGAGGGTCATTACGGTGCATCAGATCGGTCCTGAGGAAATGCACAGGATTTGGAATGACATGTCGAGCAAAAAACATCTGCGATGTTAA